In Dyadobacter subterraneus, a single genomic region encodes these proteins:
- a CDS encoding dipeptidase, with translation MEINQVNRRDFLQKAGSFLAAAPFLNNIDFSIDDKPYLSFDFHAHPGLFFAKETKMYPGDGMLKKTLADMKEGKLTGAFFALVADAKVIEIGPTGVKPSRAYEPNEAWAEYNRQIKILKDVIMANDLILATKTSSLDDALKNKKTAAFISVEGGDFLEGNASHLDQMYQDGVRSVQLVHYHTNELGDLQTEQPMHNGLSTAGKEVVKKMNKLKMLIDLAHATEATTKAVCDITDAPVIISHSILQSGDNRPMAKRAINIEHAKMVARTGGIIGAWPSGFNTSFDEFINNTLRLVDAVGIDHVGLGTDMDGNFKPVFSSYSQVPEWIQKLKSKGLKDEEVRKIVGGNAKRVLGKVL, from the coding sequence ATGGAAATTAATCAAGTGAACCGCAGAGATTTTCTGCAAAAAGCAGGCAGTTTTCTCGCCGCTGCTCCGTTTTTAAATAATATTGATTTTTCCATTGACGACAAGCCATATCTCAGTTTTGATTTTCACGCCCATCCGGGATTATTTTTTGCCAAAGAAACAAAAATGTATCCGGGCGACGGGATGTTAAAAAAGACGCTTGCTGATATGAAAGAAGGAAAATTAACAGGTGCTTTCTTCGCTCTGGTTGCTGATGCAAAGGTTATCGAAATTGGGCCAACGGGAGTTAAACCTTCAAGAGCTTACGAGCCTAATGAGGCCTGGGCAGAATATAATCGTCAGATTAAAATACTTAAAGACGTTATTATGGCCAACGATCTAATTTTGGCTACCAAAACTTCAAGTCTGGATGATGCTTTAAAGAATAAAAAGACAGCTGCTTTTATTTCTGTTGAAGGCGGAGATTTTCTGGAAGGAAATGCATCACATCTGGATCAGATGTATCAGGACGGCGTCCGGTCGGTGCAGCTCGTGCATTACCATACCAATGAACTGGGTGATCTTCAAACCGAGCAACCTATGCATAACGGACTTTCAACAGCCGGTAAGGAAGTTGTCAAAAAAATGAACAAGCTTAAAATGCTGATTGATCTGGCGCATGCAACCGAGGCGACCACAAAAGCGGTTTGCGACATCACAGACGCCCCGGTAATTATTTCTCATTCTATTTTGCAGTCAGGAGATAACCGGCCGATGGCAAAACGTGCCATTAATATTGAGCATGCCAAAATGGTTGCCCGTACCGGTGGCATAATAGGTGCCTGGCCGTCAGGTTTTAACACCAGTTTTGATGAATTTATTAATAATACGCTGCGACTTGTTGATGCTGTTGGAATTGATCACGTTGGTTTGGGAACGGATATGGACGGTAATTTCAAACCCGTATTCTCATCCTATTCCCAGGTACCGGAATGGATCCAGAAATTAAAATCAAAAGGATTGAAAGACGAGGAAGTCCGTAAAATTGTTGGCGGAAATGCAAAAAGAGTACTAGGTAAAGTACTCTGA
- a CDS encoding arylsulfatase — protein MNKVKIFAGILFLTFTITTLLSWKSNTENINTKAAAKRPNIIVIMADDMGFSDAGCYGGEIHTPNIDFLAQNGIRYRQFYNTSRCCPTRASLLTGLYNQQAGIGKMTEAEGAPGYQGHITDNAVTIAEVLKSAGYHTAMSGKWHVSNTFGQKNPKDQLDWLNHQKDFGPFSPVEQYPTAKGFEKFFGTIWGVIDFFDPFSLVNGTEPVKSVPKDYYHTDAISDTTVSYIKDYAKSDKPFFIYVAQNAPHWPLMAKPKDIAKYKETYKVGWDVIREQRYKKMVKLGLIDPATTKLPIDPIDETKWENNPDKEWDATAMAVHAAMIDNMDQGIGRIINALKQTGQLDNTLILFLSDNGASAENCANYGPGFDRPSETRDGKTIVYATKKQAIPGPQTTYSSIGSRWAHVANTPYRYWKEQSFEGGIHTPLIAFWPKGITAKKGGFSDFTGHVMDFMLTFCELAGAKYPSNFNGKKITPSSGESLVASFQNKNEKGHTQLFNEHFGARYVRSENWKLVALPRDSSWHLYDISKDKTETVDLAEHNPSKVHQLDSLWNTWAKTHQVFPKPGPKTSK, from the coding sequence ATGAATAAAGTAAAGATATTTGCCGGAATCCTTTTTCTTACGTTTACCATCACCACCCTGCTTTCATGGAAAAGCAACACTGAAAATATTAATACCAAAGCCGCAGCCAAACGTCCGAATATTATTGTGATTATGGCAGATGATATGGGCTTTTCTGATGCAGGATGTTACGGAGGTGAAATCCATACACCCAACATCGATTTTCTGGCTCAGAATGGAATCCGTTACCGGCAATTTTACAATACTTCCCGCTGCTGCCCTACCCGCGCTTCATTGTTGACAGGCTTATACAACCAGCAGGCAGGAATCGGAAAAATGACGGAAGCGGAAGGTGCGCCTGGTTATCAGGGGCACATTACGGATAATGCCGTTACGATAGCAGAAGTTTTAAAATCTGCCGGATATCATACTGCTATGTCAGGCAAATGGCATGTTTCCAACACTTTCGGTCAAAAAAACCCGAAAGATCAGCTCGACTGGCTTAATCATCAAAAAGATTTCGGGCCATTTTCACCCGTTGAGCAGTACCCAACTGCCAAGGGTTTTGAGAAATTCTTTGGTACCATCTGGGGTGTTATTGATTTTTTTGATCCATTTAGTCTGGTTAACGGTACAGAACCTGTGAAATCTGTTCCCAAGGATTATTATCATACGGATGCCATTAGCGACACTACGGTTTCGTACATCAAAGATTATGCAAAAAGTGATAAACCATTTTTTATTTATGTAGCGCAAAATGCACCGCACTGGCCGCTGATGGCCAAACCAAAAGATATAGCAAAGTATAAGGAAACCTATAAAGTCGGCTGGGACGTAATCCGTGAGCAACGGTATAAAAAAATGGTTAAACTCGGCCTGATTGATCCTGCCACAACGAAACTTCCAATCGATCCGATTGATGAGACAAAATGGGAAAATAACCCGGATAAAGAGTGGGACGCAACAGCCATGGCCGTGCACGCTGCGATGATTGACAACATGGACCAGGGCATCGGGCGGATTATCAATGCATTAAAACAAACCGGCCAGCTGGATAATACACTGATATTATTTTTGTCTGACAATGGTGCAAGTGCGGAAAACTGCGCAAATTACGGACCAGGTTTTGATCGTCCGAGTGAGACACGCGATGGTAAAACCATTGTCTACGCCACAAAAAAACAAGCTATTCCAGGTCCTCAAACTACCTATTCATCCATTGGCTCACGTTGGGCACATGTAGCGAACACACCTTACCGCTATTGGAAAGAACAGTCTTTTGAAGGTGGAATCCATACGCCGTTGATCGCATTCTGGCCGAAAGGTATTACAGCTAAAAAAGGTGGATTCAGTGATTTTACAGGCCATGTGATGGATTTCATGCTCACTTTTTGTGAATTGGCGGGAGCCAAATATCCTTCCAATTTTAATGGTAAGAAAATAACGCCATCATCGGGAGAAAGTCTGGTAGCTTCTTTTCAAAATAAAAACGAAAAAGGGCATACGCAGCTTTTCAACGAACATTTTGGCGCCCGTTATGTGCGCAGCGAAAACTGGAAACTGGTTGCACTTCCAAGAGATTCGAGCTGGCATTTGTATGATATCAGCAAGGACAAAACGGAGACTGTTGACCTGGCTGAACACAATCCATCCAAAGTACACCAGCTTGATAGCCTCTGGAATACATGGGCAAAAACCCATCAGGTCTTTCCAAAACCCGGACCGAAAACTTCAAAGTAA
- a CDS encoding FAD-binding oxidoreductase yields the protein MADYQVKVIAVKKVTHNVHAFTIEKPEGFTYTPGQATDLSILKENWEKEKRPFTFTSLPASDTLEFTIKSYTDHDGVTNQLTQIKPGDSFEISDSWGAIAYQGEGIFLAGGAGITPFIAILRDLYAQNKVGGNKLYFSNKTVSDIILKEEFEKMLGSQFFNLISSEQAEGFYHGKINKEFLQTQISDFSQPFYVCGPDAFTSSILSALEELGAKAETLVFEK from the coding sequence ATGGCAGACTATCAGGTTAAAGTAATTGCAGTTAAAAAAGTGACCCACAATGTTCATGCATTTACCATTGAAAAACCAGAAGGTTTTACTTATACGCCTGGCCAGGCAACAGACCTTTCAATATTGAAGGAAAACTGGGAAAAGGAAAAACGCCCTTTTACTTTTACGTCACTTCCGGCTAGTGATACGCTTGAATTTACAATAAAATCATACACGGATCATGACGGTGTGACAAATCAGCTAACACAAATAAAACCAGGGGATAGCTTTGAAATCAGTGATTCATGGGGAGCAATTGCCTATCAGGGAGAAGGAATCTTTCTGGCTGGTGGTGCGGGAATTACTCCTTTTATTGCCATTTTGCGGGATTTGTATGCGCAAAATAAAGTGGGCGGCAACAAATTGTATTTCTCCAATAAAACGGTTTCTGATATCATTTTGAAAGAGGAATTCGAAAAAATGCTGGGCAGCCAGTTTTTTAATCTAATTTCATCCGAACAAGCAGAAGGATTCTACCATGGCAAAATTAATAAGGAATTTCTTCAAACCCAGATCAGTGATTTTTCTCAACCTTTCTATGTCTGCGGCCCGGATGCTTTTACGTCCTCGATTTTGTCTGCCCTGGAAGAACTCGGTGCCAAAGCGGAAACCCTGGTTTTTGAAAAGTAA
- a CDS encoding GNAT family N-acetyltransferase, whose translation MRIVEITLENNYGYQDFFVDGLKKHSEFFKISPHEQRQGSFPTKATPYSFTLAALDKNENLMGVVSFQLLMEDRKKLAHKGELFRMYVSSENKGKNIGTLLIEHLIARVKAQLPDIEQINLNVATRNETAKKLYTNLGFEHFGTERNAIKFEGKYIDDDYMVLHLKS comes from the coding sequence ATGCGTATTGTTGAAATTACTTTGGAAAATAATTACGGATATCAGGATTTTTTTGTGGATGGACTTAAAAAGCACAGCGAATTTTTCAAGATAAGTCCTCATGAACAACGCCAGGGATCTTTTCCTACAAAAGCTACACCTTACAGTTTTACGCTGGCTGCGCTGGATAAAAACGAAAATCTTATGGGTGTGGTCAGTTTTCAACTTTTGATGGAAGACCGAAAAAAGCTGGCTCATAAAGGTGAACTTTTCAGAATGTATGTTTCCAGCGAAAACAAAGGGAAAAATATCGGGACTTTGCTGATTGAACATCTTATCGCGCGTGTAAAAGCACAACTGCCTGATATTGAACAAATCAATCTGAATGTGGCTACACGTAATGAGACCGCAAAAAAACTCTATACAAATCTCGGCTTTGAACATTTTGGAACAGAGAGGAATGCAATCAAATTTGAGGGGAAGTATATTGATGATGATTATATGGTGTTGCATTTGAAGAGTTGA
- a CDS encoding IS1182 family transposase → MSKIKKSIVFKEYCPQQLLFLPPSLEELIPPTHLVRVVNEVVERMDITELMNLYEGGGTSAYHPRMLLKVLLYAYCIKIYTGRKIARALGQDIHFFWLSSMSRPDFRTINTFRSSKAKEVIEVLFSSMLVFLMEHKYIKMEHYFCDGSPFMADANKHKMVWKKNALRYKASAEQKCQQLLKEIDALNASEDFTYGNKDLEEYGSQPVSRQVLANQIDQLNEKIKNTSVKKTKRKAQSLGKQLVETADRIEKYEQQILIAGSRSGYNVTDQDASAMMMKNKVEVLPAYNVLAGCEDQFITGVSLHQNTNDGTCFKDHLDQLSVQQSVTPENIIADSIFGTEENYELLENKGINNYLKFPQFHNEQKKSYKNNPFLKENFYYDPAADSYTCPNKQQLTFRSSYKHTHKKTGYQSHIKEYECTDCTGCPFYERCCKSTQGHNRTLKVNEQLDQYKQQARDNLNSQKGFELRRRRSIEIESCFGDIKANMGFRRFHLRGLKKVTTEFTLVAMAHNLRKLHLKRQKSAA, encoded by the coding sequence ATGAGCAAGATAAAAAAATCTATCGTCTTTAAAGAATACTGCCCGCAGCAGCTATTATTTTTACCACCTTCTCTTGAAGAACTGATACCTCCTACGCATTTGGTACGGGTTGTTAATGAAGTAGTTGAACGGATGGATATCACAGAGCTGATGAACCTTTATGAAGGTGGGGGAACCAGCGCATACCATCCGCGGATGCTGCTGAAAGTCTTACTTTATGCGTATTGCATCAAGATATATACTGGCAGAAAGATAGCCCGTGCCCTGGGTCAGGACATCCATTTCTTCTGGCTGAGCAGTATGAGCCGGCCCGATTTTCGGACCATCAATACTTTCCGGAGCAGCAAAGCCAAAGAAGTGATTGAAGTGCTGTTCAGCTCCATGCTGGTGTTTTTGATGGAACACAAGTATATCAAAATGGAGCACTATTTCTGTGATGGCAGCCCATTTATGGCCGATGCCAATAAGCACAAGATGGTCTGGAAGAAGAATGCCCTCCGGTATAAGGCATCAGCAGAACAGAAATGCCAGCAGCTGCTCAAAGAGATTGATGCGCTGAATGCATCCGAAGATTTTACCTACGGAAATAAAGATCTTGAAGAATATGGATCACAGCCTGTTAGCCGGCAGGTCCTGGCCAATCAGATTGACCAGCTCAATGAAAAGATTAAGAATACCAGCGTCAAAAAAACAAAACGCAAAGCCCAAAGCCTGGGCAAACAACTGGTAGAAACAGCAGATCGGATTGAGAAATACGAGCAGCAGATTCTTATCGCGGGCAGCCGCAGTGGCTATAATGTAACAGATCAGGACGCCAGTGCGATGATGATGAAAAATAAGGTTGAGGTACTGCCCGCATATAATGTGCTGGCGGGATGTGAAGATCAGTTTATTACCGGCGTAAGCCTGCACCAGAACACCAATGACGGCACCTGCTTCAAAGACCACTTGGATCAGCTGTCAGTTCAGCAGTCTGTGACCCCTGAAAACATCATTGCTGACAGCATCTTTGGTACCGAAGAGAATTATGAGCTACTGGAAAACAAGGGGATAAACAATTATTTGAAATTCCCCCAGTTCCATAATGAGCAAAAGAAATCCTATAAGAATAACCCTTTTTTAAAAGAGAATTTCTATTACGATCCCGCTGCAGATAGCTATACCTGCCCCAATAAGCAGCAGCTTACTTTTCGAAGCAGCTATAAGCATACACATAAAAAAACAGGTTATCAGTCACATATAAAGGAATACGAATGTACAGACTGCACGGGTTGCCCATTCTACGAACGCTGTTGTAAATCTACCCAAGGGCATAACCGTACACTCAAAGTTAATGAGCAGCTTGACCAATACAAGCAACAGGCACGGGACAACCTTAACTCACAGAAAGGTTTTGAGCTCCGCAGACGAAGAAGTATTGAAATAGAAAGCTGCTTTGGCGACATAAAAGCCAACATGGGTTTTCGCCGCTTCCATCTTAGAGGTCTTAAAAAGGTAACTACTGAGTTTACCTTGGTTGCTATGGCCCACAACCTGAGAAAACTGCATCTTAAAAGACAAAAATCAGCAGCCTAA
- a CDS encoding universal stress protein gives MKTILIPVDFSNTSSNALQFIADLNQNIDIEKIILLKTHYVSIYSSIIPSGYGQSNAEYILQERTETEEQLTLTGQQLLKRCKAGVQIEVAVSDLPILRAIHDMIRDQSPTLLVLGSDASNDESPLGEYVIEIAQISSIPVLIIPSASKYRKVERVLVPCGAGAIPQLPRLNRLRQMLPNPELVILNVDHKHTGDDENYRTQIKEMLGDFSYTVYYAQDKNIAKGILDFAKERKNIQLIVALPGKYSFFYNLTHQNITEAITLNAKIPVLIFKEN, from the coding sequence ATGAAAACGATACTGATTCCCGTAGATTTTTCAAATACTTCTTCCAACGCCTTGCAGTTTATTGCAGACCTGAATCAAAATATTGATATTGAGAAAATTATCTTACTTAAAACGCATTACGTTTCAATTTATTCCAGCATAATCCCCTCCGGTTACGGACAATCTAATGCCGAGTATATTCTTCAGGAAAGAACAGAGACCGAAGAACAATTGACTTTGACCGGACAACAATTGCTAAAACGATGCAAGGCCGGTGTACAAATTGAAGTTGCTGTTAGCGACCTTCCGATCCTGCGCGCCATCCACGATATGATCAGAGACCAAAGTCCCACGCTGCTGGTTTTAGGAAGTGATGCCAGTAACGATGAAAGTCCGCTTGGCGAATATGTGATTGAAATAGCACAGATTTCCTCGATACCCGTTTTGATTATACCATCGGCCAGTAAATACAGAAAAGTGGAAAGAGTGCTGGTTCCCTGTGGTGCCGGCGCGATTCCTCAGCTTCCACGATTGAATAGATTAAGGCAGATGCTGCCTAATCCTGAACTTGTGATTCTGAATGTTGATCACAAACATACAGGAGACGATGAGAATTATCGGACTCAAATTAAGGAAATGCTTGGAGATTTTAGTTACACGGTTTACTATGCTCAGGATAAAAATATAGCAAAAGGGATTCTGGATTTTGCAAAAGAGCGTAAGAATATTCAGCTGATCGTTGCACTTCCGGGCAAATACAGTTTTTTCTATAACCTTACTCATCAGAATATTACAGAAGCGATCACACTGAACGCGAAAATCCCGGTATTGATTTTTAAAGAAAACTGA
- a CDS encoding MarR family winged helix-turn-helix transcriptional regulator: MEDSLNDTTAMIDAILNIRIAMKQYVQRRIREDKLDLTYEMVQVLAVLWRKGEMNQQEIADRVQKNKASLTSLLDNLAKRKLITRNEDPADRRNKIISLTDSGKEYEKQLEPLLSGFFQTLTKNLPGRDIKKITGFLKNMESNLLE; encoded by the coding sequence ATGGAAGATTCTTTAAACGACACCACCGCGATGATTGATGCAATTTTGAATATCAGAATTGCTATGAAACAATATGTCCAGCGAAGAATACGTGAGGACAAGCTCGATCTTACCTATGAAATGGTTCAGGTGTTGGCGGTGCTTTGGCGAAAAGGAGAAATGAACCAGCAGGAAATTGCGGACCGGGTTCAAAAAAACAAAGCAAGCCTTACTTCGCTTCTGGACAATCTGGCTAAAAGAAAACTGATCACACGAAATGAAGACCCCGCGGACAGACGAAATAAAATCATATCACTGACCGATTCGGGAAAGGAATATGAAAAGCAGCTGGAACCTTTATTAAGCGGTTTCTTCCAAACATTGACAAAAAATCTGCCCGGGCGGGACATCAAAAAAATTACCGGTTTTCTAAAAAATATGGAATCCAATTTATTGGAATGA
- a CDS encoding TonB-dependent receptor has product MKLSVSTLLLLILFATISQAQITTSGISGLVNDSKKESLIGATVQATYMPTGTKYATVTDVDGRFRINSMNAGGPYQIMITYVGFQTETMNDIVLQLGETTNLNVVLKDQGQTLTEVTVTGSRGGEREGTGSSVNAEQIRRLPTISRSLTDMTRTSPQVNNNNSFAGTNFRYNNVTVDGAVNNDAIGFSPSLGGSTGSTGQPGSSTRTNPISLDAIQDIQIAVAPFDVRLGNFLGGSVNAVTRSGTNDVTGSVYGFGRNSALVTKWNGASDAKEKLPSTFHEYQTGVRVGLPLIKDKLFFFTNEEITNRQDPVQFQAGTASSLIKDVAVAQQISDYVKTNYGLGAGSFGDYSINSKSTKFFNRIDWNINSKHQLSIRNNTVFSEATNLERDSQNFRFGSIDYKQHNNQTSTVAELKSQFGGHSSNSLIVGYSAIHDYRNTLSNVRTFPQVEIGYNGGTIFLGNDREASVFNLKQKTFELTDNFTFYVGKNTFTVGTHNEFYNIDYGFVNSPNGRISYSSLNNFLGIGTPNNKSLPNRVRGSYPFADPTNNLDSQFDNPYAQFKVNLLSAYIQDDIQLTDNFKITPGIRLDYSGLPTKPTLSPLVSGAATDPGYGGTYSYTPLNQINNKYLNNVQVSPRLGFKLDIKGDKSIILRGGTGLFTGRIPFAWLGYAFYNNGVGYGAYDFNNNATAATKLVGDPLVPNGGVLINNNPANGGVKRTQVDLIDNNFKMPQMFRSNLAVDYTLDGYKFTVEALYTKVIQDLKFQQVNTKDAVRYYSYDTDRQQPIYVAANGSAGAQRIDNNFANAYMLSNTKQGYRYSLTGQIQKNFSTGFGFSAAYTYGKSYDITNGIRNSMESNWQLNQSLNPNNPKLAYSNFDIRSRIVGTVNYRHIWNPKNATTVSLFYSFQSGTPFSWGYVNTTVDGTGQANSLAYIPKDLAEAQKLLPTGTQAADFMAFVDSKSYLKGQKGNFTERNGGRTPWNNTMDLRFMHEFKIKGRKSIQVTYDILNFLNLVDKKLGYSYFSPNTFNSTASIGLTRATNPTTGDPTFTWTKPGAPYSIDPLGSRCQMQLGARYSF; this is encoded by the coding sequence ATGAAGCTTTCAGTTTCTACCCTGCTGCTATTAATTTTATTCGCAACAATCTCCCAGGCCCAGATCACCACCAGTGGGATCAGCGGCCTTGTTAATGACTCAAAAAAAGAAAGTTTAATCGGAGCGACGGTTCAGGCTACTTATATGCCAACCGGAACTAAATATGCAACCGTTACAGATGTGGACGGGCGTTTCCGCATCAACAGCATGAACGCAGGTGGTCCTTACCAGATCATGATCACTTATGTCGGGTTTCAAACCGAAACTATGAACGACATCGTTTTACAGCTTGGTGAAACGACAAACTTAAATGTGGTTTTGAAAGATCAGGGCCAGACGCTGACCGAGGTAACCGTGACAGGTTCACGCGGCGGTGAGCGCGAAGGCACAGGATCAAGCGTCAATGCTGAGCAGATCCGCCGTTTGCCAACGATCTCGCGAAGCCTGACTGATATGACCCGGACTTCCCCCCAGGTCAACAACAACAACTCTTTTGCAGGTACCAACTTCCGTTATAATAACGTGACCGTCGATGGCGCTGTCAATAATGATGCGATCGGATTTAGTCCGTCTTTGGGCGGTTCGACAGGTTCTACCGGCCAGCCCGGATCCAGTACCCGTACCAACCCGATCAGTCTTGATGCGATCCAGGATATCCAGATCGCCGTTGCCCCTTTTGATGTAAGACTGGGTAATTTCCTGGGTGGTTCTGTCAATGCAGTCACACGCAGCGGAACAAACGATGTGACAGGATCGGTTTACGGTTTTGGACGTAATTCAGCGCTTGTTACCAAATGGAACGGTGCTTCTGATGCCAAAGAAAAACTGCCAAGTACTTTCCACGAATACCAGACAGGGGTGCGCGTGGGTCTTCCTTTGATCAAAGACAAACTTTTCTTCTTTACCAATGAAGAGATCACAAACCGCCAGGATCCTGTTCAGTTCCAGGCCGGTACGGCTTCTTCTTTGATCAAAGATGTGGCTGTGGCTCAGCAGATCAGCGATTATGTTAAAACCAATTACGGTCTTGGTGCAGGTTCTTTCGGAGATTATTCGATCAACTCAAAAAGTACCAAGTTCTTTAACCGTATCGACTGGAACATCAACAGCAAACACCAGCTTTCGATCCGTAACAATACCGTATTCTCGGAAGCGACCAACCTGGAACGCGATTCACAGAACTTCCGCTTCGGAAGTATTGACTACAAACAGCACAACAACCAGACAAGTACGGTTGCCGAGCTTAAAAGCCAGTTTGGAGGACATTCTTCCAACAGTTTGATCGTTGGTTATTCAGCCATCCATGATTACCGAAACACGCTTTCGAACGTCAGAACTTTCCCTCAGGTAGAGATCGGCTACAACGGCGGAACGATTTTCCTTGGAAATGACCGCGAGGCATCGGTTTTCAACCTGAAACAAAAAACGTTTGAATTGACCGATAACTTTACCTTTTATGTAGGTAAAAACACGTTCACGGTTGGAACGCACAACGAGTTTTACAACATCGATTACGGATTTGTAAACTCGCCCAACGGACGTATCTCTTACAGTTCTTTAAATAACTTTCTGGGCATTGGTACGCCAAACAACAAGTCGCTGCCAAACCGTGTGAGAGGTTCTTATCCTTTCGCTGACCCGACAAACAACCTGGATAGCCAGTTTGATAATCCCTATGCGCAGTTCAAGGTTAATCTTTTGAGCGCTTACATCCAGGATGATATCCAGCTGACAGACAACTTTAAGATCACGCCCGGTATCCGTCTTGATTACTCGGGACTTCCTACCAAACCGACATTGAGCCCGTTGGTATCAGGTGCTGCAACCGATCCTGGCTACGGCGGAACGTATTCTTACACGCCTTTGAACCAGATCAATAACAAATATCTGAACAACGTACAGGTTTCTCCGCGTCTTGGTTTCAAACTGGATATCAAAGGAGATAAAAGCATTATTCTTCGCGGTGGAACAGGTTTGTTTACAGGCCGTATTCCTTTTGCATGGCTGGGTTACGCGTTCTACAACAACGGTGTAGGTTACGGCGCATATGATTTCAACAACAATGCCACAGCGGCAACCAAACTGGTGGGAGATCCACTGGTCCCAAATGGCGGTGTTTTGATCAACAACAATCCTGCCAACGGAGGCGTAAAACGTACCCAGGTTGATTTAATTGACAACAATTTCAAAATGCCGCAGATGTTCAGAAGCAACCTGGCGGTAGATTATACTTTGGACGGCTACAAGTTTACCGTGGAAGCGTTGTATACAAAAGTGATCCAGGATCTTAAATTCCAGCAGGTTAACACCAAGGATGCGGTGCGTTATTACAGCTATGATACCGATCGCCAGCAGCCGATTTATGTGGCCGCAAACGGGTCAGCCGGAGCGCAGCGGATTGACAATAACTTTGCAAACGCCTACATGCTTTCGAACACAAAACAAGGGTACCGTTACAGTTTGACTGGTCAGATCCAGAAGAACTTTTCAACCGGTTTTGGTTTCTCGGCAGCTTACACTTACGGAAAATCATATGATATCACCAACGGTATCAGAAACTCGATGGAATCCAACTGGCAGCTGAACCAGTCATTGAATCCGAACAATCCAAAGCTGGCCTACTCCAACTTTGATATCAGAAGCCGCATTGTGGGCACAGTAAACTACCGCCATATCTGGAACCCGAAAAATGCAACGACGGTAAGTTTGTTCTATTCCTTCCAGTCAGGTACGCCATTCTCATGGGGATATGTGAACACCACAGTTGACGGAACAGGACAGGCAAACAGCCTGGCTTACATTCCAAAGGATCTTGCAGAAGCACAGAAACTACTTCCGACAGGAACACAGGCAGCTGATTTCATGGCCTTTGTTGATTCAAAATCATATTTGAAAGGTCAGAAAGGAAACTTCACCGAAAGAAACGGTGGCCGCACGCCCTGGAACAACACGATGGATCTTCGTTTCATGCATGAGTTCAAGATCAAAGGACGCAAATCGATCCAGGTTACTTATGACATTCTTAACTTTTTGAATCTGGTTGACAAAAAACTGGGCTACTCGTATTTCTCACCCAATACGTTTAACTCAACCGCTTCCATTGGCTTGACGCGCGCGACAAACCCAACCACAGGCGATCCGACATTTACATGGACAAAACCAGGCGCACCTTACTCAATTGATCCGCTGGGATCACGCTGCCAGATGCAGCTGGGGGCGAGGTATTCGTTTTAA